The Periplaneta americana isolate PAMFEO1 chromosome 10, P.americana_PAMFEO1_priV1, whole genome shotgun sequence genomic interval TATTTTTGCTACAGTTATAGTGACCTGTTAAATATGTTTTGAAATGGGTTACACGTGCGTTGAAACTTTTACGGCCTTCTGTTATACAGTGTCTTTGGTGTCTAAGGTAAAATGGGCGCGCTTTCGAACAGGGGCAGCGGCTTTTAGAGTGAATATGCTACCAGTTTCAGCTTGTTCTGTATGCTCCAGGATTTCGGAAAGAAACTTTCTTCTGTACCGTCTCTTCATACTTTGAATAACTCCCTGATCAATGGGCTGGATTAAGCtgaaatttattatcataacactaGAGCTGCAAACAATTTGCATACGTATAAACTGTCACACTGTTACCAAAAATCTTAGAAGTACCGGTACTTATTACACACTCCTAGTTTGGCCAAAAACTGCAAATGCAAAACAGGATCTTTCAGAGGTTGATCTTCTTCTGTTTCTCCTGATCTGCAGCATGAATACAGTGCTGTAGGTTATATGTTGAAATGTCACAGATACGTGATTTTTTCTATCATCAAGCGAGCTGCCTGCAATTCCCTTCTTAAGATAAGAAACCCCTTAATAACCATTCTATCTGGCTGACAAGGATATTGAAAAACCACTTTTTGACAAGTGAACCGAAGAATTTCGAAAATGAACTAGTTAGTGTATGTCCCACATACTGTAATCTATGAGCTTTTTAATGATGTGACTGAAGAACTGACTCTTTTGAATGACTTTCATTCAGGAATGAATTATTTCACTTGAAAGAGTTGACTTaataccagtggcggctgattgaggcaagtgaggccgggcctcagtcacttggattaactgaaataaaattttgtgtttttatataatgtattagttacttgaatgaagcatatatcgctgtaggagcatttgaaaactttgtgctgtagatagacctgttttgcagtaaaatttgttcctgaggccaggatcgctcgtgccaggtctggcttccgaatttcctgtattttctcgggcttttgaggttgcgcttaaaacgctgtagctgaggcacaattcgtctggcctcgtggcctggtcaggtttcactcctcccatccatgggccggcctgaagggtagagtggggtgggaatagcgatggtgacttgtcttcctaaatagtccgtaaataacaaaaattccagctctttggcaggcagagacccacactattctctccccttatgtctttttttatgacttaagcgagggtgttgtactattgtacttcgtagtacagtagtgaatctgggccaatgttgttatgtatttcgggaaaatataaacagaaacaaatgcgagaaataatgctggtgtagttaattcattgttagagaagaaataatattgaaagaaacgaagttttaaataaagagagagcctaccAATATACCTACGagatcgctgacaatttttctgacagataatcttaaaacgctaGTTCCtgttgcatcctggtatgggcaacataaatggttaagtggtaatgtggtacaaaataaacttctctcttTGTTGctgttaaaggaaaacaaataaaaagaaaagaaagaaaggggaatttcaacatatAATATGGATTGCTTCATCActctgaaacaatcactgaaactctcagcataacagcttatttggtgagtgaaattattatttttcattaatagtaataataatagactaataataataataataataataataataataataataatataataatacagtaataatgatattaatataataacaatgataattgtcataaataaacatttcctattggaggcacttaaactagttgcatctggcctcacctaggatttcgatcaccggctgcTACTGCTTAGTACATCACTATTTTAAACCACCTGCACTTTCACATAGACTGAGTCAATTTCGCGTGTACTCTCCTGCAACAAAATTGGATATGTGCAGATCCCATCTCGTTACAAGATGAAAGGTGGCATTATATTCCGGACACAGCATTCTCGTTCTCAGCAGACCTTTATTGAACGAGAAATTTATGCATACCTTCTTGTCTGCACATAACAGCACAAGAGTAATTGCATTGTCAAACTGATCCATTTCCTTCCATAGTGCACAGattaaaatcacaaattactCTTTTCACTTCAGTTTAagaatgaaatatacaaaacagaaaaattgttttcagatCAAGCAAATAATATAACAAAGGAACATGAGAACTCGTGAAAATAACTTTACTCATACTTGTTCTTACTGTAGATGTGCTTTCACATATCTACAACACAAATATATCATGTGTTCCTGCAATAGTTGGCAACACATTTACATTTATTAGCTGCATTAAAACACTCGACATGTATCTCCATTTATCTGCTGCTTCCCTCACCTTGCGCATGTGATAGGATTTGGAAAAATTCCACCATCTCACAACCAAaagttaatgttaattgtaattttattgttcatattatagttgtaatcccctggtagaggggcagagaaggcccgacggccttatctctaccaggttaaataaataaatactaaatactaaaagtTTTTCCAGCAATCCTGTTCACAGGTTTTGTTTCCAGTTTAGTCAGCTGATAATACCGTACATGTTAAGGAAGGAATTCTTATGCAGAAAAGTGGGAGAAGGGAGAACAGAAGGTTCAgtgtttaattttttaggaagTTTGGTCAGAGAGATCTTATATTGCAGCATAGTGCCAAGTAATTAATTTGAAAGCATGAATGTTTTCCAACTGTAAAATTTCCAACAATATGTACAAACTTTTCATAcagttttttgtattactgttcGTGTTATACCAACTATGTATATAATTcttatattgtattaaaaattgatatttattttctcatttatttgtttgcagGTGTCTCTCTGGAGGATAAATCTTATTTTCGAAATGGATTAAAAGATGTACAATCTGgccttaaaaaaaatgaaagagggtaagtaatgtatatattatgtagTACATAAGAAATGGTTCAGACAGTTATGCCAAGATTTGGGACGGGTATATAGAAGTAGAAAAACTTTTACTCATAGTGAAGGCATATTGAGTTCACCCTGCCCAACCGGACCTGCCTTCCATGTGGGAAAGAAAAACTataatgaaaaatacattacactgtgttagattttaaattttgaatttgtaaaatttaGAAGTAAAACGAGGATGTTTGGTTGTTGGACGATACTCAAAATAATTACTCCAACAACTTTAGTATATTTTGGAATGCTGAAAGGCATGATCATGACTGTATTAAGCCtatgattgtgataatgtgtgTACAAAGTTCTAGGTTGCATTTGAACTATATGACCCTGAACACTTACAGATTCCATTCATATTGGAACTTTTGTTAACACTTATTCTGAGAAAACAATGTCTAAATTATGTTCTATCCTCTCAAAAATTGTCAGAGCTATTCCTTTCCCATTCCACTCTGTTACTTTTATAAGGCCAAGAAAATCTTCCTCAACTCCACATTCATATGTATAGTGAGTCCCACTGAACGTTCACAGTGTTTCTGTCAGCCCCTGCTACAACCACTGCTTGCACCCACAAACTCACAGCACTTCACTGGATTAAAATTTAAGTACTATGTTATATTAATGACATTTGGTACTCACCCTCCATACAGTAGCTGCTTTAAGTGTTTCCCAACTTATGTGATAGTTAATTCagagaatatgtttcattaaatctaTTCACAAATTTTAGTATTGTTTTTCTATTATATGGAACTGGGTGTCCAGGAAATTTACGTCTAAATTTTTCCCTTCTTTTGCCACatgatttcattttccttatgtatgttttcaaaatgtgtacacatTTACGCATTGGACATCTAACCATTGCAAAACACAGCACAATGTTATAAACTGTACTTATTTTTAGGTGACTTAATGCAGGCTGACAAAGACAGAATGACTCAGCAAATTTCGGGTAGGGGGGATTTACCAACCAACCATACAGCTTTCATGTGGTGATCTCTATCTCGCTTTTCCTCATTCCCACTATTTTGGCATGTACACAATAAGAACTGACGCctgaaaaataacataaaacaccAGTCAGGATTGATAATTTAAGCTAAACATTAGGAAATTCACCAGTCATTCAAGTAAGTGGAGACACTCTCGTGAGAATAGTCAAATCGGCATCTTTATTTGTTAATCATAAAACAAGAATGGCTACAAGCAGCAGGGGGGACCTATCATTTGTCAGCTGATAGAAACATCAGGAATGTTCATGGGACTCACTGTATTAAAGTAACTTATTCAAAGAAATAAGCCGTTTTTTagtgttacaattttattttatcagtaataacACTAAAATATTCGTACATTTTACTTGttctattgttttatttgtaGGCAAGTAATGTTTCAAAGCACTGAATGAGTTCATTTTGATAGTTTATGAAAGTAGCATTGTTATGGGTATTTTTGTAATGCATCCATTCTAAATTTGAGCAATGCTCTGAACATGCCTCCTTGAACaaaaattttccttttaattaactTAAGTTTTTGTCACTCTCCGTAAAGGTTCATACATCATCCCTGTGTTCTCAAAGGGTGATATTTTGAGTagcacaaaatattgttttaacaataataataataatattaatattttttcttcattattttcttttattttcctctttAAACTGGAATTGAGATCTACATCagcattttttccttttctttccataaacttaaaacaaatgactaGCTGCAatgtttctattattgtattttctttgttcatATGCCCGAAATTCTTCCTTTGCTTTCTTCAAAACACAGTGGCTCCATCACAAGCTTAGGACTAATGATATTAACCCCAACTTCTTCTCTCTCAAAAACGACAGAAATGGGACATTCTGTCTAGAGCCTTAAGTTTTTCATTATAGTTAAGTCATGGAAAATAATGGAGAAATTTGTGCTGGAAAGACTTATTTTTCCTTGTTTGAAAGGCATAGGGGAAACCATAACCTATAAGAGGAATCCAAAGAagttttagaaaaatatattttctctcttcatttaTTACAGTACTTACAAGAAAGTGTCCTGTTACACTAGAATGTTCACACTCACCTAAACTTTGTTGCTGATTTTCTTGCCTCTGAGTATTGCTACAGCTACTGctgttttctttcttgttttcttcatTCACTTTTGCTGCACTTGTATTACTCAAACATTCAGAATTATTTATACATCCTATATTTGTTGTTTCTTCACTGAAACGATTTTGCACTTCTTGCTTTTCACTTTATATTTCTGTCTTTTTctgaattgaattatattttcttaaagaattgaaaaatattattttgcttaGAACTTGTTTTCTGGCATTGCAGCACTTAATGCAACTATGAATACAGGTAAAGACGTTAATATTACCATTAACAAATACCTACTGACAATAATTAAAAGCAGTGCTGCTTTACCCAATAGGCCACAGTAGGTCCCAGCCTAGGATGCagtttaaaattttcattttcaagaAACCTGAGCTAGACATTCCAGAAGTTCAGAATCATGCAAAAGTGCTATTGAATTCTTACTAAAGTAATTGGGAAGATTCCTTCACCGAATGTCTTCACTTTCGTTGTCATCTTGTGTCACAACtgataaaataaacacataattgAAGTTTAGTCGTTTTATTACGCAGAAAGACTAAATGTTATATCCCACTGTGAACATTACTCTGTCCATGGCTCTTAGTAATGCCTTGGAGAGCGCTCTGTCTGAGCATTGAAAGTGTTAAGAACTATATATGATCTTTGGTGAATGAGGATATCCTGAATTACGTAGCTCTTTTCATTATTGTGTCCGAACTTACCTGTTGCATTTCATTTGAAGACATCATTGATGATTTCGCAGCTCATAGATCAAGAAAAATTCAAGCTTAAGCTCTCAGTACCAATGAAAAGGAGTCCACATCCATGTAGCATGCTAGTTAATAATATTGATtgttccattaaaaaaaatgtatgttgtGTAAAAAAGTACACTttctcatacttacttacttacttactttctggcttttaaggaacccggaggttcattgccgccctcacataagcctgctattggtccctatccttagcaagattaatccagtctctatcatttcagaaatatttttgatGCAAGTTTTAagtgactcactctgtataatatttaagaaaaattatagATACGTGAGTGCCTATGAGCTGGGAAATGCTAAAATGGTTAAAAGGTTCCACTCCATGGAACTTCTTTGTTTCAACTGACACCTAATAATTCACACCACATACACAACACTAGAGGtcaatttgtaaagatttataaacatattaaaagaaatgtgACTCTTGCTGTACAGGGAGTTAGTctattgctataataataataataataacaataacaatggaCTCTGATCTTAGATAACGCAATGGTGTGTTGTGTTGAACAgtttaaataaatgattgaaaggagaaaaattctaataaatcattttatgccatcctagcattataaacaggttgttactacatccaatgtCGTTCGTAATCGGCTTATGGCATgcatgccaataataataatgatgtattcactatgacgtaatacttgAATGCTTGGGTCGGAATGCATGCAACTCGTCTATCTTGTTTACTGCTTTTACACGtcgtgtaacaagaaatgaaatgcaggacacaaggtaacgtatcatttatttacaatctttaaaagttttgtatcacttttgtaatatcacataaaacagttctgtggttcagagaaactatattaacaaaataaaggaacatttgtaacataaaatttgatacctaacCTATAACTAGAGttgtaatacctgcaaggtcatccatttcctTTATTCGATGCCAATGCCAGGTGCAACTAATCGATAtgaacatatgaagactttgtcGGCTATGgatgatttataatttatttcatgcaatttataatgctaagatgctataaagtgttgtatccaactcgtggataatctgaTTATgtcactcgtgaaaattgtcacactcactatcgttcgtgagacaaacattcactcatgccataatcatcaagattatccacttgttggataaataactatttaaaaaattttattttccagCTTTTGGGGAAGACACATGCCCCTGTACCCCCTCTGAAACTGTGCCTGTATACATGAAATatatatgaattaattaaattaattcattcatagtttcctgcctaatggtaggtctttcactgcagactcagcattctccaatcttctctattttcccctTCCTTTTTAGTCTTCATGtttgatccatgtatcttaatgttgtcatgAAATGTATAAGGGCTGAAATTGAATGTAAATGTATGGAAGAAAACATATGACTCCATTTAGATTTGAAGCAACAAGTTTAATAGCAAACATTTTTTGCTTTACAGTACCTACTCAAAACAACATGATGGCACGTGTTAATCAGATCCTATagagttttatatatttatatattaatgtttgtttaattattatattttaaaatgtataattattttgttgagatgatggaaagaattaattaactctcttttttatttatacgtTTATCTATGGGAAGATTatccatttttgttcattatacgATTAAATTGACTTAGGGATATCAGTGTAATTATGAAGACATTAATTGGCACTCAAATCGCACTGTTAGTTCACTTTCAGTGCCAAGATTTTTTGGTCAAATTCAGTACCTTGCCATCaaatttaaatgaaacaaaattgtaaTCACTCTTGTGCTGCAGTTTCCACTGGCCAACATAGATTTCTATTAAAAGTTGTATTTAGAATTCTGTGTCTGTTCCAAAGCTTTGGCCAAAACCTTTGCATATATTCAGAATGATAAAAATTGGCGGGTATGTAATCCATAGTTCATATTTACATCCAGTATGTTTCATGTTTTTCATGCTGATATATAATAGTATTTTTCCGTAGGCTAAAGCTCAGGTCAGTTCTTAGTGATTTTAAAAGTGTTTGCACATACTTTATGAACGAAAGAATTTTCACATTCCAAGTCTATaaatattcagaaaataatttttaattatgtatttgaaTATAAAGTGAACCAAACATTCCTTTTCAGTCTTGTGATATTTGCTGGTGATGTGACGCCAGTAGAGATCATGTGTCATTTGCCAGCAGTGTGTGAAGAGATGAATATTCCATATATCTACGTTCTTTCACGACAGACTTTGGGCTCAGCAATGGGAGTCAAACGAGGGTCATTAATGGTGTTCTTGAAGAAACATGAGAAGTATGCTGATCTCTATGATGAAGTAGTTGAGGCTATTAATAGTATTGTTCTTCCGTGGGAATAAATGTGTTTCATTAATTGGCATTTCTTAATGTGCGAGAGTGAGGACAGAGACAGTACTCATTGTGTCTTATGCCAAACATAGAGGTCCCCAGCGATAATATCCTAGAAAGGGTCACTCCTAAATATATCAACCAACTATGACTATACTTAGAAACAAACTAAACCTTTTTatacctatattttttttaaactgctCTGTAATTAGGCCAGGTTAGATTATGTATGTTTCTGTGTATAGTTCCAGTTGGTTGGTATGTTTAAGAGTGACAGTTTATAGATAAATGACACTGAAGATTTCGTGTGAGTGTGAAATATTCTCTTAGTAATGAATTGGAAGTCTTAAATGTACATAGGCTAAAATTGATTATAAAGTGAAATGAAGGCATTAGTGGATGAAAgagttatataacatttttgtgaaaattgcattttcttaatgaatgaaggtgatatcacagtctagtatatacagtcacgaagctcaatatatagtaaatatgcatccatagatagttgctaaccactaggattgctactatcgcctcattacagacaatgcgaaatagtacctgcacagtctattattcctagtaccctcatagcCACcagcgtgactcagtcggttaaggcgcttgcctaccgatctgaagttgtgctcgggcatgggtttgatccccgcttgggctgatgacctggttgggtttttccgagattttccccaaccgtaaggtgaatgccaggtaatctatggcgaatcctatcaccaatctcatcgacgctaaataacctagtagttgatacagcgtcgttaaataatcaactaaaaaaaaaagtaccctcataaactcaagcttcgtgactgtatatactagactgtggtggtatgTAGCATTCTTTCACATAGTACCTTATTTCAGTTTCTCTGTCAtagaatatagaaatacaaagagaatgCAATTCTACTTTTTTGGTAGATGAACGTGTTGTTTCTCTAAGGTATTTTGCAACATAACCCCTTCATCCACTAATACCTTCAAATATTGTCTTTgtcagaataaaagaaaattctATGAAACAGATAAGGgagttatttttgtaatattatgtaCGGTAATAGTTTAAATGTTTTTGTGAGATGAATTGTGTGCACGTTTCCATTTTGCATCAAAGGAAGATTCCTTTTCCTGAAAAGTGACtgacaaaatatacaaaaaaaaatagattttatgtatttaaataacagtaataatattggcAAATATAGTTTAGGATATTGTGATCAATCTGAGATACGTAATCTATAAAAAATTGTTTCAGAAGAACAGATTTCACTTTTCCACTGTGCTTTCTTCCCACAGAGGTTATTGGTATGAGATTTTAAACTTtcatcacagtctattatatacagtcacgaagctcaatatgtagtaaatatgcatccatagatagttgctaaccactaggatcgctactatcgcctcattacagacaatgcgaaatagtacctgcacagtaccctcataaactcaagcttcgtgactgtatgtactagactgtgctttcatGGTGATTGTGTTAGCAAGAAGCGAATACATAGTGGATAATCCAAAACCCTTCTTCTGAATACAATCATTGTTAAGCTCATTAGGTTAATGATTGTCATCTTTGGAAAGCTTTGGTGTACAAATTTATAAACTCTTCTGATTGAAATGTGTAACTTCTTTGATTTTTAATTGACAGTGGCAGAAGAAAGAACCACTAGAC includes:
- the NHP2 gene encoding H/ACA ribonucleoprotein complex subunit 2-like protein; its protein translation is MNKSKKDKKERRSKENDHEDDERMEKDAEVPGSSSVIIDDQTVGVSPIAQPMASAKLTKKIRKLIKACVSLEDKSYFRNGLKDVQSGLKKNERGLVIFAGDVTPVEIMCHLPAVCEEMNIPYIYVLSRQTLGSAMGVKRGSLMVFLKKHEKYADLYDEVVEAINSIVLPWE